The sequence below is a genomic window from Balneola vulgaris DSM 17893.
TGAGGCCCGCCTACCGATTTAGGTAGGTTCGACCTGGTCGCCGTTGCGACCTCCTCTCGTGAGCACATTTGCAAAGCCTGTTTCATTTTTGGAACAGCCTTTTTTTATTTGGGGAAGTCGTTTTGAAATAGACTTAAAGGATAAATGGCTTAACCTGTCTACTGCTTGCCTTCCATGAAAACAGATTCAAGATTTTAGAATCCTAGATACTTTTCCTTTTAAGCAATCAAGTTTAATTCAAGTATCACATCTATTCCAGCTTTAGTAGTCTAATTCTGCTTTCAGGTTCAAACTCAATCGAATAAAGCATATTATTATCATCTAAATAGATGCTTATAGAAGAGTGATCTAACTTGTATGTTGCAATCTTATTCAAATTCCAATCATATTTGATTACATATTTACCTAAAGATGAAGATGGACCATTTGATACCTCACCTGAATATAGAGCATAAATAAAATCATCATTCGAGGTAGCAGCTATAAAAGCTCTCATGTCTGCATCCGCAGGGTAAGCATTACCATTATTAACCTCAGTTAGTGGTACGCCAAAGTGTGAATCAATTTCTTCTTTCAATATGGATCCACCAAAATCAATCAACGCAGCTCTAATAGCGTGTCGATAAAATAATGCGATTCTATTTTCTTTAAAGTTTATCACGGCATAAGAATGCCATCTTTGAGCTTCAGTAATAATTGATACTTCTGTATTAAGATTTAGGTCGGGATGCTTACCGATGCAATCCACTTTTTTCCCATCAATATCAAAAACTAATAGTTGACATCCAGGTGTAATACCAGCTCCGTAAAAGACATTATTATTAGTAAATATATTAGTAAAGAAATTTAACCCTTCTAAGATGATATAATCATTCTCTAACAGCTCAAATTCATTACTATAAGTTGCAATTCTTTTGTTAACTGCGTC
It includes:
- a CDS encoding BF3164 family lipoprotein gives rise to the protein MYSNNFTKYNLFATAFLIFAAVNTALHAQSKVYGINENTIQNSTSEIIESDIEFYQANDLLILNGKVIVTDRLNTPIVHVFTFENQTQLKQINSFGNKGRGPGDFEDPWVMFSNDDSSMLYVYDAVNKRIATYSNEFELLENDYIILEGLNFFTNIFTNNNVFYGAGITPGCQLLVFDIDGKKVDCIGKHPDLNLNTEVSIITEAQRWHSYAVINFKENRIALFYRHAIRAALIDFGGSILKEEIDSHFGVPLTEVNNGNAYPADADMRAFIAATSNDDFIYALYSGEVSNGPSSSLGKYVIKYDWNLNKIATYKLDHSSISIYLDDNNMLYSIEFEPESRIRLLKLE